Sequence from the Rhodohalobacter sp. 614A genome:
TTTGGAACTCATTAATATTCAGAATAAAGATATTCGAGAATTCGCTGGTGAATCAAATCTACATGAGAGGTTCTGGCGGTGTAGTTATTTGTAAAGATCGATACGATCAGCTCCTGCCCGGAATTTGTATCCAGATACCCGGAGAGGGCTCTTACCCCTGAAACGAATCCCGTTTTGCCATAAAAATTGCCGTGAACCGTACTGTTTCTGAACCGGTGGCTCAACGTTCCGTTCACTCCTCCAACAGAAAGAGATTCATATAGGTACGAAAAATAGTCTTTCTCTTTCACCTTTAAAAGGTATTGGTTAAAATCCTCCGCCTTTAAAAGTGTAGCCGGAGCCATTCCGGAAGCATCGCGGAGGCTGACCAATGTTGTATCAAATCCCATTTCACGCATATAATCTTTGAGCATTTGAAGACCGAGTTCTGTAGAACCCTGAACTCCGTATACTTCCGCCACCGTTTTTTTCAGAAACATTTCGGTGTAGAAGTTATCGCTCTCCCGGTTCATCCATTGAATGAGTTTATGCAACGGCTCAGACCTGTGATCATCCAGCAGAGCCATCCCGGATTGATCCAAATAATAGTTCTTGTCGATGAAAATTTGCCCTGTAACTTCGATCCCGCTTCTTTCAAGATATCGTTGAAATGTATCCATAAAATAATAAGCCGGTTCCAGTACGGATAACGGCTCGGTTTCATAATATCCTTGCGGCAGTGTACTTCGAAGAATGATGACATTCGTTCCCAAAACGCGCCGGTACGATTCATCATACTCAGTTCCCCGCGGTGTGATTTGTTGCTCATTCACAAATTCAACATAAGGTGTGTTGAATGGAAACCACTGGATATCAGGAATGGAGCCAACCGGTCCGTCGGCAATTACCTCAAGATCCACTACATTGGAGTTAAAAGAGAGCGCACTGATTTCGGGTGCATAATAAAATGACAAATCACTCCACTCCCACCCTTCCGGATACGGAACGTCATCAAACAAGCCATCATATCCTACCAAATTTCCATTTATTTTTTTGATTCCTTTTCGCTTCAGGATTTCAGTCCATTTTTCAAAAAGAAAGAGCGGATCATCTTCATAAAACGTTCCGTCGATAGAGGGATCACCGGAACCTTCCACAACAAGATCTCCCGTCCAGATACTGTCTGACTGCATTCCATGTCCGTAGAGTTTTGTTGAAAAACGAAATTCAGGTCCCAGGATATCGAGATAGGCTCCCGAGCTTATCAACTTGAGATTGGAAGCCGGACGGATGATTTTATCCGCGTTATAACTTTCTATCACTTTACCGCTGCCATCCCTTACCTGGACAGCCCAAAGGGCGTTTGATGCTCGGCTGGTTGTAATCAGGTTCAGAATAGTATCGGAAACCTGCGTTTGGGAATGACCGGAGGAAACGCCTAAAAAGAGAATCCCTATCAAACAAATGAAAGGGATTTTAAAATTTCTGTTGGTTTTGATATTTAACATGAAACGGTACACGGCAATAGTGAAAAGACTATCAAAAAAGCGTTCAGGAACCGAAATATTTTACTTCCTCGTCATGAAAAGCCTTGTATATCTCTTCGGCATTTTGGCATTCAGAAAGTGTTTCTCTGAAAGTTGTGCTGTTCATTAACCGGGAAATCCGGCTTAAAAGTTTGATATGCAACCTGTTTTCTCCGGCCGGACCTACCAATAAAAAAGCCATTTTTACAGGTTTTCCATCAATAGAATCATATTCAATAGGATCTTTCAAGACTGCGAAGCTTCCATAATTTTCCTCGATGGAAGCTACCTTCCCGTGAGGAATGGCGAGATTTTTTCCCACCCCGGTAGACATGATTTCTTCTCTTTCAAAAACGGCGTCCCGAATGTCTTTCAATTGATTTTCGTTTACCTTTTTCTTCAACACATCAACCATCTTGTGAAGAAGCTCTTCTTTATTTTGAACCTGTAGATTTGCAAGAATGGTGGACTGATTAATGAGTGAGTAGATGTTCATAAAATTCGTTCAAATCACAATTTTCAATTAGCAATAAAATTCATGCCGTTCCTCATGTACTCAAAGGTAAGAATCAAAAATGTTAAATACTGATTTCTATTTGGCATAGATAACATTGTATTTCCGTTTTTTGAGGCTTCCATTTTTAGTACTTTCCAACATAACTTTTTAGCCGTTTTGATGATTCAAGCTGCAGCCGCCATATTAAAAAAAGAGATCACCCAGGAATTGCGCACCAAGTATGCGCTCAACACCATTCTTGCATTTACAGGTGCCACTTTGCTGTTGATTTTGTTCACGCTCCGGGCGCATCAAATGGACCCGACTCCCAAAAGCGGTCTTGTTTGGATTATCATTTTATTCGCATCCATGACGGGAATGACGCGCTCTTTTGTGCAGGAAGCGGAAAAAAAAACATGGGCTTTTTTACAGCTTCATGCAAATGCAACTGAAGTTTATCTTGGCAAACTGATCTACAACTTCCTGTTTTTGCTGTTGCTGCACGTTTTTACCTTTTTCTTCTATTTGATTATGATGGACATGGCCATCCAGAGCCATCTCTATTTTATGAGTGCCATCATTTTTGGTGCGGCATCGCTGGCCTCCGTAACCACGCTCACTTCTGCAATGATTGCCCAGGCCGACCGGAAAGGCGCGCTTTTTTCTGTTCTTTGCATTCCGCTTGTTGTTCCTCTTCTCCTTATCTTAACCCGTGTTACACGTTTTGCGTTGATTGAAGGAGCCGCAAGCGGAGCTCTGAATGATCTGGCTGCTTTGGTTGGGTATTGCGGAGTTACAATTACAGCGGGTATTTTACTTTTTGATTACATCTGGAATGATTAGATGAAAATTTTTAACGAACATATTTCCTTTGGTGAC
This genomic interval carries:
- the dacB gene encoding D-alanyl-D-alanine carboxypeptidase/D-alanyl-D-alanine endopeptidase, giving the protein MIGILFLGVSSGHSQTQVSDTILNLITTSRASNALWAVQVRDGSGKVIESYNADKIIRPASNLKLISSGAYLDILGPEFRFSTKLYGHGMQSDSIWTGDLVVEGSGDPSIDGTFYEDDPLFLFEKWTEILKRKGIKKINGNLVGYDGLFDDVPYPEGWEWSDLSFYYAPEISALSFNSNVVDLEVIADGPVGSIPDIQWFPFNTPYVEFVNEQQITPRGTEYDESYRRVLGTNVIILRSTLPQGYYETEPLSVLEPAYYFMDTFQRYLERSGIEVTGQIFIDKNYYLDQSGMALLDDHRSEPLHKLIQWMNRESDNFYTEMFLKKTVAEVYGVQGSTELGLQMLKDYMREMGFDTTLVSLRDASGMAPATLLKAEDFNQYLLKVKEKDYFSYLYESLSVGGVNGTLSHRFRNSTVHGNFYGKTGFVSGVRALSGYLDTNSGQELIVSIFTNNYTARTSHVDLIHQRILEYLYSEY
- a CDS encoding PTS sugar transporter subunit IIA produces the protein MNIYSLINQSTILANLQVQNKEELLHKMVDVLKKKVNENQLKDIRDAVFEREEIMSTGVGKNLAIPHGKVASIEENYGSFAVLKDPIEYDSIDGKPVKMAFLLVGPAGENRLHIKLLSRISRLMNSTTFRETLSECQNAEEIYKAFHDEEVKYFGS
- a CDS encoding heme exporter protein CcmB, with protein sequence MIQAAAAILKKEITQELRTKYALNTILAFTGATLLLILFTLRAHQMDPTPKSGLVWIIILFASMTGMTRSFVQEAEKKTWAFLQLHANATEVYLGKLIYNFLFLLLLHVFTFFFYLIMMDMAIQSHLYFMSAIIFGAASLASVTTLTSAMIAQADRKGALFSVLCIPLVVPLLLILTRVTRFALIEGAASGALNDLAALVGYCGVTITAGILLFDYIWND